The following proteins are encoded in a genomic region of Struthio camelus isolate bStrCam1 chromosome 3, bStrCam1.hap1, whole genome shotgun sequence:
- the DEFB125 gene encoding beta-defensin 125: MRILQLLFAIIVMLFFQDVPGLPDSQQCRNNHGHCRRLCFHMERWAGSCSNGRQRCCK, encoded by the exons ATGCGGATCCTCCAGCTGCTCTTTGCAATCATTGTCATGCTCTTCTTCCAGGATGTTCCCG GTCTTCCGGACAGCCAGCAGTGCAGGAACAACCACGGACACTGCCGGAGGCTTTGCTTCCACATGGAGcggtgggcagggagctgcagcaaCGGTCGCCAGCGCTGCTGCAAGTGA
- the LOC138066543 gene encoding gallinacin-12-like: MLPSMPTAYGGFCKISRSALLLSSRTKAMGILWFILIFISLTTHGNAHGPDSCNHEGGLCRVGNCIPGEYLSGYCFEPIILCCKSLSLTTIKS, encoded by the exons ATGCTACCCAGCATGCCAACAGCATACGGAGGCTTCTGCAAAATCTCACGCTCAGccttgctgctttccagcagaaccAAAGCAATGGGGATCCTTTGGTTCATTTTAATCTTCATCTCCCTGACCACTCACG GAAATGCTCACGGACCAGATAGCTGTAACCATGAAGGGGGCTTGTGCCGAGTTGGAAACTGCATCCCTGGTGAATATCTGTCTGGGTACTGCTTTGAACCTATCATTTTGTGTTGTAAAAGTTTGTCACTGACTACCATAAAAAGCTGA